The genomic window AATGGTTGATGGTTTACTTGTTGATGATTAGTGGAATTTTTAATTTTTAATTTTTAATTTTTAATTTTTAATTTTTAATTTTTAATTTTTAATTTTTAATTTTTAATTTTTTCCCCCATAAAACAAAACCCGATAAGCGTTAAAAACTTATCGGGTTTGTCATTTCAAATATATTTGAATTAGTAAAAGTTTACCTAATTTGGACTCTTTTATAAAATTCGCCATCCTCATCAAAAATAATATTATAAAATTTCGAATCTTTAATCAGGCTGGCTTCGTAACTTTTTACATTTAAATCATTTACAACAGAAAAAAACTGTCTTAACGACTTAACAGGATAATTATCTTTGAGATAAACTTGTGCTTTTTTTGGCAGTTTGGTTAGTATTATTTGTGCTTTATAAGCTTTAAAATTTCCGTTTTTATCATATCTTGCAAAAGCTGCTATTTTTGGTGTTTCATTAAATTTTGCTTCAAAAATAACATCTTCATTTTTACTACTGTATTCTACCTCCCAAATTGGTTTCTTTTTTGGATATTGCTTTTCAAAAGCTGTTCTAATATTTTCCGGCGGCAGTAAAATTCCGTTTTGAGCTATTAAAAAATTGCTGCAAACCACAAAGGCAAACAAAATAATATTTCTCATATTTAGGTTTAAATTAAAATATAAAACTAAACAAAAAATATATATTTTTCCTACAAAATTAATTTTTTTCTACTATCACATTAAAACCTCCATCTTTATCAAACTGAATATCATAGAATTTGGAATCTTTTTCTATTCCAACCTCGTAAGTCGTTATTTTTTTATAATCTACAACAACGGCAATTTCGCGAATAGCTTTAGCAGCGTAATTTTTCTTTAGATAAGCTTGTGCTTTTGGCGGCAGCTGGCTTAACGGAATCTGCAGCTCATAAGCTTTCATATTCCCTAAATTATCATAAACAGCTAATGCTTTTGTCGTATTATTTACATTGTATTTCGCCTCGTACCGAATCTCATCATTATCATCTCCAACATATTCCTCCGACCAAACAGCCGTTTTACCAGGATATTCTTTTTCAAAAGCAAGCTTCACCTTTTCTGGCGGTGTAACTACCTTTTTCATAGTATTTCCTTCCTGCGCAAGTAGAAAACTGGTGCATAAAAAAACAAAAGTCAAAAACACGTTCTTCATGGCTTCATTTTTAAATTAAACTTTAAATCACGTATTAAAAGTACTACTTTTTCTTCAAGTATGTAGTATTTGTTTTTTTTTGGTAAGCAGTCTTTTATTTATCACTAAAAAACTGAAAAACAATCACTTAAACTTCTTTAACCTATCCGTCAGCTCTCTTTTATAGGTAATTCCAATTGGAATTCTTTCATTTTTAATGATGACAAAATCTTTTTCGGTTACCTCAATTTTGTCCAAAGCAACTATATACGATTTATGAATGCGCATAAAACTCTTTTCTGGCAGACACTTCTCAAATTCAGTTGTTGTAATCGATGCCAGATAAGTTCTTTTAGTCGTGTGCAGTTTTACGTAGTTCCCAAAACTCTGCGCAAACAAAAGCTGATCCAATTCGATATTCATTAAATAGCCGTCGACTTTTACGTTAACCGAATTAATAGCTTCTTCTGCTTTTTGCTTTCCATTTTCTGTGGCAAAAAATCGATCAATTGCTTTTAAAAACCTTGGAAAATAAATCGGTTTCAGCAGATAATCAATTACGCCGTAATCGTAACTTTCTAAAGCAAATTCAGAATAAGCGGTCGTTAAAATAGTTTTTGGATGTGTTGGAAGAATCTTCAGCAGTTCCATTCCAGAAATTTCAGGCATATTAATATCCAGAAACATCAAATCAACCGTGTTTTCTCTGAGATAATTCATTGCTTCAATGCCATTATAACCTTGAAAAACCAATTCTAACTGCGGATTCTGTTTGATATAATTCGCCAAAACATAATGCGCCGCTGGTTCATCGTCTACAATAATGCATTTTTTTGCTTCTCTCATCCTACAAACTTTTTAAGTTGTATTTCCAAATCAACAATATAAGTCTGTTTGTCGTCTTGAATATCTAATTTATAGTCTTTTCCATAAATTAAATTCAAACGTTCGATTGTGTTTTTTAAGCCGATTTTAGTCGAAATCACATCATTTTTCTTCGGAATCGAATTGGTAACATGCAGATGTAATAATCCTTCTTTAACCGAAATGCTGATTTTTACATAGCAGTTTTCTATTGCACAAGTTCCGTGTTTAAAGGCATTTTCAACAAATGCAATTAAAAGCATTGGCGAAATTTTATAAGCATTTTCGTTGTCAATACTAGAATCAAATGTAATATCACATCGATAGCCAACTCGTTCTTTTTCAAGCTGTACGTAACTGTTTATAAATTCTAATTCGTCTTCCAGAGACACAAATTGCTTGCCGTTACTTTCCAGCTGATAACGCATGAGCTGTGAAACTTTCATAATCAAATCTGGTGTTCGGTCTGGAAATTGAAGACTGATTCCGTAAAGTGTATTAAAAGTATTGAACAAAAAATGCGGATTCAACTGTCCTTTCAAAGAATTTAACTGCATTTGATTGAACAATAAAGCCGCATCGGTTTGTTTTCTGTGGATACGATAAAACTTGAAAACAATTATCGGACTCAGAATACAGACTAAAGTCCCTAAAACACTAGCTAACTGATAAGCGTAACTTCTTTGATGTGAATTTTGATACAAATGACATTTGGCAAACATATCCAGCATTGTGATTTCGTACAATACGACAGAAAACACAAAAACGCCAAACAATGTCAATATGATATACGTAAAAGGTTTGTTTGCCTTGAATAAAATGGGAAGGAGAAAGAAGCGGTTAAACTGGGCATGCATGTACAAAATGCAGTAAAAAAATATACCCATTAAAATAGAAATGAAGGAACTAAATAACATCCAATCATTTTTTAAGGTATAAATTGTAAATGAAAAAAGGACAACGGCAACCTCCTGCCACCATTTGTTATCCAATATTTTATCGATTTTTTTGTTCATTCTTAATTTTGAAATAGGGTACAAAGTACGAACAAATATTTAATTAATTTTTTCAAAAAATGACAAATTCAATTCGTCATTTACTAGTGCAGTACATCACTTAACATGACTTTTATCAGCGTAAGAGAAATAAATTTGTTTCATCAAAAACATTTCATATCACACCTTGAGTTTATGTATTTCAAAAAAATTACCTTTTTATTTTTATTGATTTTTGCCTCAATCGGTTACTCTCAAACCCTTTCTTTAAAAGAAGCAGTAAAAACTGGGCTTGAAAACTACGGTTCCATCCGAGCAAAAACCAATTACACCAATGCATCAAAAGAGACTCTAAAACAATCTCGTCGTGATTATCTGCCCAACTTAAATTTGTCGGCGCAGCAAGATTACGGAACTGTAAACGGACAAAACGGACCGCTTTATGGTTTTGGCGGACTTGGAGTTGCTTCATCAGGACTTCCGTTACCTGAACAAAACTGGAACTCAGCATTTGGCGCGCTTTATCTGGTCAACATGAACTGGGATTTTTTCACTTTTGGAAAAGCCAAAGAAAAAATCAATTTGTCTAAAATTGATGTTCAGGCCAAAGAAAAAGATTTAGAGCAGGAAAAATTCCAGCAGGAAATCAAAATTTCTGCAGCTTATTTAAATTTACTGGCAAGTCAGAGATTATTGATTTCGCAGCAAAAAAATCTGGAGCGTGCAGAGGTTTTCAAAAAGACAGCCGCTGCCAGAGTTAAAAACGGATTATTGGCAGGCGTCGATTCTA from Flavobacterium fluviale includes these protein-coding regions:
- a CDS encoding LytR/AlgR family response regulator transcription factor → MREAKKCIIVDDEPAAHYVLANYIKQNPQLELVFQGYNGIEAMNYLRENTVDLMFLDINMPEISGMELLKILPTHPKTILTTAYSEFALESYDYGVIDYLLKPIYFPRFLKAIDRFFATENGKQKAEEAINSVNVKVDGYLMNIELDQLLFAQSFGNYVKLHTTKRTYLASITTTEFEKCLPEKSFMRIHKSYIVALDKIEVTEKDFVIIKNERIPIGITYKRELTDRLKKFK
- a CDS encoding PepSY-like domain-containing protein, which codes for MKNVFLTFVFLCTSFLLAQEGNTMKKVVTPPEKVKLAFEKEYPGKTAVWSEEYVGDDNDEIRYEAKYNVNNTTKALAVYDNLGNMKAYELQIPLSQLPPKAQAYLKKNYAAKAIREIAVVVDYKKITTYEVGIEKDSKFYDIQFDKDGGFNVIVEKN
- a CDS encoding sensor histidine kinase is translated as MNKKIDKILDNKWWQEVAVVLFSFTIYTLKNDWMLFSSFISILMGIFFYCILYMHAQFNRFFLLPILFKANKPFTYIILTLFGVFVFSVVLYEITMLDMFAKCHLYQNSHQRSYAYQLASVLGTLVCILSPIIVFKFYRIHRKQTDAALLFNQMQLNSLKGQLNPHFLFNTFNTLYGISLQFPDRTPDLIMKVSQLMRYQLESNGKQFVSLEDELEFINSYVQLEKERVGYRCDITFDSSIDNENAYKISPMLLIAFVENAFKHGTCAIENCYVKISISVKEGLLHLHVTNSIPKKNDVISTKIGLKNTIERLNLIYGKDYKLDIQDDKQTYIVDLEIQLKKFVG